In Colletotrichum higginsianum IMI 349063 chromosome 1, whole genome shotgun sequence, the DNA window GAGCCCCCCTACTACCCCTGCCGGCGGTAAAGCCGCAGCCGTTCCGTTCCCCGTTGACGCGACCAAACCCCATCGCCCGACATCGACATCTCCACCACCCGCCGCACTCGACGACACGCGACCCCGAACTTCCTCCCGCCCAACATGCCCACTCCTTCATCCAATCCTCCTCCCGACCCTCATTCACCCCGATCCCACAGTTTCTCGACATGTCCTGAAGACAGCAGCTCACGAACCCCGCAACGCAGCTGGCGCCCGCCTACCGATGCAAACCAAGGCCCTGCCGAGATGGACACCCATCACGACGACCgcatggacgaggacgcttcccccgcccccgtcaGCGCTCCAATGTCGCAAGCCGAGGGCATGAGCACAGaggtcatcatcgacgacgagcccgcaTCCGCCGTgtcctcctcccgctccACCACGATGTCACCGAGGCCGCAGTCgggcggcaccggcaccgcccactcatcgccggcggcagaTATGGAGTCGTTCAAGCATGCAGagtccgacgaggagggccaCTTGGCCGGTAACAGGTCGAGGACGTCCCGACAAGATGGCACGAGGCGGCATGGCGACCCCAGGCTGTCGCCAACATCGAtgcacgacgacggcaagggcgTGGACTtggatgccgacgacgtaTGGGAAGAGGAGCTCATGGCTCCTTCCATGGGTCCAGATTTTTCCAACATGCGGGTAGGTATCTGGCGATGCATATACACGTTTTATTGATTGCACTGTCAACTGACATGCGACAGGTCATTCCGGCAACTGCATCATCGTTCTTGCGCCCTGGGAGCAAGTTCCACGGGACACAGCAATCGGAACGACAGGTGTACGACGTGCAGGTCGAAATCAAGCACGTTGACCTGAGGGAATCCTTCCTGTGCGGATACTTACGAATCCAAGGTGCGGACGGCTGGCttccccgccccccctcaTGTAACCGTTTGCTAAACTCTGTGCGCGTATGCGCACATGCAGGCCTCACCGAAGACCACCCCACATTGACGACGTACTTTGAGGGCGAAATCATTGGCACGAAATACAGCTTCATCACCAACCACGAGAGCTGGGGCGCCACCGACAAGATCGACCTGAACCACTGGGCCAAGTTCAACGCCTTCCGCCCGTTCCAGAAGCAGGCGCGCAAGGGCCCTGTGGTGATCCGCGACGTCGCCCAGCGCGAGAACATATTTATGCGCTGGAAGGAACACTTCCTCGTCCCTGACCACCGCGTGCGCACCATTTCCGGCGCCAGCTTCGAGGGCTTCTACTACATTTGCTTCAACCAGATCAAGGGTGAAGTGAGTGGAATCTACTTCCACTCCAAAAGCGAAAAGTACGTGCCGACGATTGCCCCGAACTTGCTCTTTGGTCCCTCCTTTTACGTTTTTTTTATTACTTTTTTACTGcttgcttttttcttcttggtTCGCTAACAAAACCGCCGCCACCAGGTTTCAGCAGCTCGAGCTCAAGCACGTGGAGGATAGGGGCTGCTTCGGTGC includes these proteins:
- a CDS encoding Vacuolar import and degradation protein; amino-acid sequence: MPTPSSNPPPDPHSPRSHSFSTCPEDSSSRTPQRSWRPPTDANQGPAEMDTHHDDRMDEDASPAPVSAPMSQAEGMSTEVIIDDEPASAVSSSRSTTMSPRPQSGGTGTAHSSPAADMESFKHAESDEEGHLAGNRSRTSRQDGTRRHGDPRLSPTSMHDDGKGVDLDADDVWEEELMAPSMGPDFSNMRVIPATASSFLRPGSKFHGTQQSERQVYDVQVEIKHVDLRESFLCGYLRIQGADGWLPRPPSCNRLLNSVRVCAHAGLTEDHPTLTTYFEGEIIGTKYSFITNHESWGATDKIDLNHWAKFNAFRPFQKQARKGPVVIRDVAQRENIFMRWKEHFLVPDHRVRTISGASFEGFYYICFNQIKGEVSGIYFHSKSEKFQQLELKHVEDRGCFGAMEFR